GATCAGGCTCAGGGTCAGCCCGGGCAACGTCAGTCGCAGCGCCGGCCAACTGCGCCATGGCCTCAGGCTCCAGCTCTTCGACAGATAGTGCAGCGGATAATCCACCGCGACGCCGATCAGGCTGGAGCCGAGCACCAGTGTCATCACATGCATGTGGCCGAACAGCGCCACGCATGCCACTGCGCCGAACAGCATGCCCACCAGCACCGGCACGAAGGCCAGCAACACACGCCAGCGCCGGAACGCCAATAGCAGCAGCAACAAAATGCCAACGGTGGCGCCGCCGCCGACCCAGGTCATCTCGCGGGTCGCTTGTTGTTGGCCGTTGGCGGCGTACAGCAAGCCACTGGCGGCGAGCAGTTGTACGTCGGATTTCGCCGCCTGCTCGCGACTGTGCTGCAGCAGATCGGCGACTTTCAGCGGCAGATTCATATCGAACGCATCGCCGGTGGTGCGCGCACGCAGCATCACCCAGCTTTTGCCATCAGCGTCGGCGACCAGCGCGCCGCTGCCGATGTCCAGCTGCACCGCGCGGTGTTTCGGCTGGCTGTTCTGGATACGCCCGGTCAGGCCGAGCCAGTCATCCTGACTCGGCACCAGGCTGAAACCGGTGAAAGGATCGAACAGCGCTTGCACCCGCTGCTGAATGAACACGTCGGGGTGTTCGCGGAGCAATTGCCGGTCGTCCGCCGAGAGCATCGCCAAGCGCCCTTGCAGCAATTGCGTGCGCAGCGCCGGCAGATCCGCTTGCAGGTTCCACTGCACCTTTTCGAACAGGCCGCTGGCCTGCCATTGCTCACCGAGTTGCTGCGCCATGGCGACTGCCTGCTGGCGATCGACGTGACCGACCAGCACAAGCATTTCGCGATTGAGCGGCTCCTGCATGCGCTGTTCCGCGCGCAGCTCGAGGGCGTCGGGATTGGTCCCGGGCACCAGCTCCATCAGGTTGGCCGACAGCGGCGAACCGTCGCGCCACTGCCAACCGCCCAGCGCAGCGACGGCCAGCAGCAGGATCAGAAACAGCCAGGGCAGCCTGCGTTCACTCGGCAAAATCATGTTGCTCCGCGTCGCTCAGTGGTTGCCCTGCCGTCCTGTCCTGCATGCGCAGTACCGTGCTGTCGCCCTGGGTTTCCAGCAACTCGATGGTCTGCACCAAGGCGCCGCCGTCAATATTGATCTGGTTGAAGACTTGCTTGAGCAGCATCGAACGCGGGGTCAACGTCAGTTTCCACTGCTGCGCATCGCCACTCAGGGCCAGATCGAAATCGCGCTGCAAGCCGCTGCTGTCGCCTTGCAGCACGGCGAGGAACAAGCGATTTTGCTCGGCCCCGGCGCTCTTGTTTGGCAGGACTTGCCAACCATTGGCGTCACGGCGCGCGATGCCTTTGGCGGTGATGCGATAGTCCTGTTGCAGCGGCGTTTTCAACATCCACAACAGGCCGTGATTTTTCGCCAGGACAAAGCGGCCCTTGCTGATCAGCGGCTGCGGCAGGGCGCGCAGGTGTTTTTCCTGAGTGAACTGGCCGTGAATCACTTCTGGTTTCGCCAGTTGTTCACTGAGTTGTTGCAGGTCGAAAGCGTTGGCCCATGACGACACGGCCAGCAGTACCAGTGCGCCAAGGCTTTTGAAAAACACATTCATCGCAGCATCCTTTCCACGGCATCGGTGAACACTTTTGGTGACGCCAGTTGCATCTCGCGGCTGCTGACTTCAACGGCGACCTGCACCGAGCTGGCGCGGGTCAGGCGTTCGTCGGTTTGCAGGTCGGTGATCAGATAGTTGATCTTCAGACGGTTTTCCCACTCGACCAGACTGGCGCGCACATTCAGCCGTTGGCCGAACACCGCGCCGCGTACATAACGCAGTTGCAAGTCGATGATCGGCCAGGCGTAACCTGACTCGACCATGTGCGTGTAGTTGTGGCCGATCTTGTCGAGCAGCGCGCACCGTGCCACTTCGAGGTATTTGACGTAATGGCCGTGCCAGACCACGTGCATGGTGTCGACGTCGAAAAACGGCACGAGGATTTCCGTATCGGCGTGAAGCACTCCGGCGCTACGCATGCAACCTCCAGTGCTGTGCGGCGATGCGTTGCAGGCACAAACGCAGCTCGCCTTCCAGCGCTCGGTCTTCGATGACCGGCGGGAAGTCTTTGCCGAGTTCTTCGTGCATCGCGGCCAGCGCCGGCGGCAGCGGCCGGGCGTCTTCGGCCTGCGCGCGCAGCCACACGCCTTGGTTGGCCGCGAGCAAGGTGGCGGCGGCGACCTGTTCGGTCAGCTCCAGCACACGGATCGCATCGCGGGCGGCGATGGTGCCCATGCTCACCTTGTCCTGGTTGTGGCACTCGGTGGAGCGCGAGAACACGCTGGCGGGCATGGTGTTTTTCAGCGCTTCGGCGGTCCAGGCGCTGGTGCCGATCTGCACAGCCTTGAAGCCGTGATTGATCATCGCCCGATCCGCCGGGGCGCCGGACAGGTTGCTCGGCAAACCGTGGTTGTAGCGCTCATCGACCAGCAAGGCGAGTTGCCGATCAAGCAGGTCGGCGATGTTGGCGACAAGGTTTTTCAGGCTGTCCATGGCGAACGCAATGTGCCCGCCGTAGAAGTGCCCGCCATGCAAAACGCGCTCGGCTTCGGCGTCGATGATCGGGTTGTCGTTGGCACTGTTCAGTTCGGTTTCGATGAAGCCGCGCAGCCAGTTCAGGCTGTCGGCCAGCACGCCGAGCACATGCGGGGCGCAGCGCAGGGAATAGCGATCCTGCAGACGATGCAGCGGCGCGGTGGGCGCGTCGATCGCCAGATCCTCGCGCAGCCACGCGGCCACCTGCATTTGTCCCGGATGCGGTTTGGCGGCGAACAAGCGCTCGTCGAAATGTTCCGGATTGCCTTGCAGCGCCACCACGTTGAGGGCGGTGATGCGCGTCGCCAGGTGCAGCAGGTAATCGGCGCGGGCGAAGGCTAGGCAGGCGAGGCCGGTCATCACCGCCGTGCCGTTCATCAGCGCCAACGCTTCTTTGGGGCGCAGCACCAGTGGCGTCCAGCCCAGTTCGCGATGCACATCGGCGGCCTGGCGGCGTTCGCCACGGAACATCACTTCACGCTCGCCGGACAGGGTCGCAGCGACGTAAGACAGCGGTGTCAGATCGCCGCTGGCACCGACCGAGCCCTCTTCGGGAATCAGCGGCAGGATGTCGTATTCGAGAAACGCGTGCAGACGTTCGAGCAGTTCCACGCGAACCCCGGAAACGCCGTGGCACAGCGACTGCAAACGCGCCGCCAGCACCGCCCGAGTGGCCTGCGCGTCAAGCAGTTTGCCCAGGCCGCAACCGTGGAATGTATAGAGATGACGCGGCAACGCTTCGACGTGATGCAGCGGCACCGCCACGACGCAGGAATCGCCGTAACCGGTGGTGACGCCGTAGATCACGCCTTCCTTGTCCAGCAACGAATCGAGAAACCGCGCGCCCTTGGCGATACGCTCGCGGTAGTCGGCGTCATCCTGCAATCGCACGAGTGCCTGACGGTTGGCCAGGGCCAGCACGTCTTCGATGCGCAAAGGGCGTTCGCCGAAGGTTACCGGCTCATGAGTTGGCGTCGTCATCGGTCTTCCAGAAAGGGTAAAAGTTGAACCATTGCTGTGGCGCTTCGAGGCAATAGTGACTCAGGCGCTGCGCGTAGCGGGTGGCCCACTGATGAATGACCTGCTCGCGCTCGCGGCGTGTCCAGGTCACGGCGTCGGCGAACGGTTCGAGGTTCAGGCGATAGTGGCCGTCGGGTTGTTTCAGGCACATCAGCAGATTGACCGGGCATTTCAGCAGCCCGGCGAGGAGCCATGGCCCTTGCGGGAACGCTGCCGGGTGGCCGAGAAAATCCACTGTCACACTGCGCCCACCGTGCAGCGGCACGCGGTCGCCGGCAATGGCCAGCCACTCGCCGCGCTCCAGTCGTTCGTGCAGTTGCAGCATGATCACCGGGTCGAGCTCGCTGACCTGAATCAGACGCAGATTGGTGGCACCGGCCTCGCCCAGCAAGCGGTTGAATTGCTCGGCGTGTTTGGTGTGCACCAGCACGTTCATGGTGACCTTTTCGCCGATTTCCGCCAGTGCTCGGCACACTTCAAGATTGCCCAGATGCGCGCCGACCAGCAATTGCCCGCGACTGCCACGCAACTGCTGGCGCAACAGCGCCGGGTCGATGATTTCGATCTGCTCGATGCTCAGTTTGCCGTTCCACACATCGAGCTTGTCCAGCAGCGAATCGGCAAACGTCATGAACTGGCTGAAAACCCGCCAGTGGCTCGGCCGCAAATCGTCACGTTGGCTCCACTCGGCCAGGCGCTGCTGGAATTGCCAGGCACTGCGCCGCGCGGTGCGGCCGAACAGAAAGAAATACAGGACGATGCCATACAGCAACGGGCTAAGCAGGCGTCTGCCCAAGACTTTGGCGGCGAGTGCGGTAAATTTCATCAGCATGAAACTGCCGCGCTCTTCACGGTCGGCCCAATGCTTCTTGTCGATTTCGCTGCTCATGTTCGCCACCGGCGCCAGAGAATGACGGGAAGACGCAGCAGCATGCCGAAGAACAGCCGGGTGTGCATGCTCGAGATCAGCGCGTTGTCGTGGAACAGGCGGAAGTGCGACACGCCATCGAGCGGATAATGCACGCTGGTCTGCAGCCAGCGCATCGGCTGATTGCGCCAGGCCAGACGCACGAGAATGTCCGAATCGAAATCCATGCGTTTGCCGATTTTCGCCGAGTCGATGACTGCCAGCGTCGGGGCCAGCGGATAAACGCGGAAACCGCACATCGAATCGCGAATCTGCAACGACAGCGTGTTGATCCACACCATTACGTGGGTCAGGTACCGCGCGTACAAACGACCCTTGGGCACGCTGTCGTCGAACAGCGGATAACCGCAGATCATCGCCTGTGGATGTGCGCGTGATTGCTCGACGAAACGGGCGACGTCGTGCAAATCGTGCTGGCCATCGGCGTCGACCTGGAGCGCGTGGGTGAACCCCAACCGCGCAGCTTCCCGCAGACCGGTCATGACCGCGCCGCCTTTGCCCTGATTGACGGCCAGGCGCACCAGAAAAACGTTGTCACGCCCGGCGAGGGAGTCGAGCACCCGAGCGCAGGACGGCGCGCTGGCGTCATCCACCAGAATGCACGGCAAGTTCTGGGCGAGCAGCGCATCGACTACGGTGCCGATAGCGGTTTCGTGGTTGTAGACCGGGATCACGGCGCAAGGGTTATGCATGGGCAGTCCCCAAAAGAATCCGGCCACTGGAGCACGTTGCCGTGTCATTGCGATAAGCAAAATACAGTTTGCCGCGCTCTGGATCGAAGCGCAGATGCAACTGGATCTGGTCGCCCGGACGCACCAATTGCTGAAATTTCAATACTTCCATTCCGGCGAACGCACCGGTCAGGTTCAGCAACTGCCGACCAAGATTCAACGCCCATTCCACCTGCACCACACCGGGCAACACCGGCGCCTTGGGAAAGTGGCCGCTGAAGTAGGCCAGATCTGGCGGCACGCTGAGTTGCAGGCTCCATTCGCCGCCGCTCTCGGTTTGCTCCAGCACTTCGGGAGCTTTCGGTCGCGCTGCCGTCAGCAACGCTTCGACGTCGGCTTGCGGCAATTTGCCCTGGCTGTTCAGCGGCAATTGCCGCAACAGACGCCAGCGTCGTGGCAGGGCGAGGGCTTCGCAATGCTGAGCGAGATGCTGGCGCAAGGTCGCGGTCAGGCTGCGCCGGCCATGCTCGCGCAGCGCAAACAGGCCCGCCTCGCTGAGTACCAGCAACACTCCGAGGGACGCACGGTTTTCCTGAACGACGCCCAGACGCGCTTCGGCGACCCAGTCATGCGCCATCAAGGCTTGTTCCAGCATGGGCAGGGAGATGCGTTTTTCTTCCAGTTTGACGATCCGGTCCAGCCGTCCCAGCAGTTCGAACCGACCGTCGGCAGCAATGCGTGCAGCGTCGGCGGTGTGTTCGATATGCCCGGCGGGCAGGTAAGGCGAAGCGATCAGCAGAGCGTCGTCGTTGTCCTGACTCAGTTCCACCCCGGCGAAGGGTTGCCACAGCAATTCGCCCTGACGCCAGGCGATGCCGCCGGTTTCCGAGCTGCCGAGAATTTCCGTCGGCCATTGCTGCAAGCGTTGCTGCAGAGCTTGCGCAGCCTCGGTCGGCAGCGCGCCTCCAGAAGAAAACACCCGGCGCACAGCGCTCAGGGCCGGCCAGTCGAGGTTGTCGCCCATGCGTTTGAGCAGTGCCGGGCTGGCGACCCAGGCGAACGCTGGATGTTCGCGGCTGGCGCGTTGCATATCCTCGGAAAAGGCCAATTGTTTGCGCACGAACGTCCGTCCGGCGCACAACGGCCACAGCACGCGAAACAGCAGACCGTAGATGTGCTGGGTGGCGACGCTGCCAATGATGCAGGCTTGCGCCAGATCGGCACCCCATAGTTGTTCGAGGGCTTCGACTTCATTGGCCAGTTGGCGCAAAGTCTTGTCGATCCGCTTGGGCTCGCCGCTGGAGCCGGAGGTACACAGGCTCAGCTGACATTGATCGAGATCCAGCTCGGCGCCCGACAGTGGCGCCTGCATGAAATCATCCAGATGCGCGTCATCGCGCTGATCGGTCAGCCACCGATCGACTTCGCTCGACCAGCGCTGGCGCGTCTGCGCTTGCAGATCCGAGGGCAGCAACACGCTGACGCCGGCGCGCCAGGCACCGAGCAGGGCGATGGCCAGATCGGCGGCGTCTTCCAGATGCACGGCCAGACGCTTCACGCCTTGGTTCTGCAATCCGGCGGCCACGCTCAACGCCTGCTCGCGCAGTTGCGCATGATCAAGTGCCGGCGCATGGCTGATCGCCCGCGCCGGCAGTGCCTTGAGCAATAGCTGCTCAAGTTTTATCCAATTCATGTACGGCCTCTTACCCGTTGTCGTATCAGCCATTCAATGGCAAACATCAGGCCGATCAATCCGTAGGAGATCAGGCCGGTGTACAACATCCACCAATTCAGCGGCGCCCACAGGGTCAGGAGGGCGGCGCACAAACCGTTGCAAAAGAAAAACACGCTCCAGGCCACCGTGACCTTGCGCGTGTAGCGAATCGCGATATCAGGCAGTTCCGGCTCGCGCAGACGTGCCAAGCGCTCGACCATCGGCGGGCCGAATTTCAGGCTCAGGCTGAACAGCGCGAGCATGAAGGCGCTGATCAGCACCGGGTACCAGCGCAGCAAAAGCGGACTGTCGAACACTGCCAGCAGCAGGCAGAACACGATCGCCACAACGGCCATGGACAAACTGCCGGGTTTGCGCTCGCCGGTCAGTGCCCGCGCCAGCCATAACCCGCCCAGCAGCAGCCCGAACTGCCACGGGGCGAAGTGCTCCATGCCGAAATACACCGCAAAGGGATACAGCAGACCGGCCAGCAGCAGGCCCAGGCCGATCAGTCGGCTCATGCGGCCGGTTGAACCAGACGGAATACCGCGTCGACCACGTCACCGACGGTACGCACCGATTTGAATTCTTCGGCGGCGATTTTCTTGCCGGTCTGGCGTTTGATGTGATCGATCAGGTCCACGGCATCGATGCTGTCGATTTCCAGATCCTGATACAGATTGGCGTCCATGCTTACACGGGCCGGATCCAGTTCGAACAGCTCGACCAGGGCATCGCGCAGGGTGTTGAAAATATCGTCACGAGTTTGCATGGTCCGGTCTCAAGCTGCCTGTTTTGCCGTGACGAACGCCGCAAGGCTCGCCACGTTGGTGAAATGGTTGCGTGTGTCTTTGGCGTCGGCGTCGATCTTGATGCCGTACTTTTTCTGGATCGCCAGCCCCAGCTCCAGCGCGTCGACCGAATCCAGTCCGAGGCCTTCGCCGAACAATGTCTGCTCGTCGCCGATGTCGTCGGGGCTGATGTCTTCGAGGCCGAGGGCGTCGATGATCAGCAGTTTGATGTCACGCATCAGGCTAGCGGTGTTCAGTTCGCTCATCTGCGGCGAGCTCCTTATTGAAATAGTCATGCAAATAATCGTTGAGCTTGCGCGAGGCCTGCGGTGCCGGCCCTTGCGCGGCGAAGGTCTGTGGGTCTATATCGGCCCCGACGCGAAAACTGAAGTGCACGCGGCGATTGGGGATGCGATACCACGGTTCGGCTTTGGTCAAAGTGGTCGGGCTGACCTTGATAATCACCGGTGTGACGATTTTCGCACCGCGCAGGGCAATCGCCGCCGCACCCCGATGAAAGGCCGGCGCCTGGCCGGGCTGGGTGCGGGTGCCTTCGGGAAAGATGATCAGCGTCTGGCCGTCTTGCAACGACTGCGCGGCGGCGTCGAGCATGTCCATGCTGCCGTCGTTGCTGATGTATTCGGTACGACGCAGCGGCCCGCGGGTGAAGGGGTTTTCCCACAGGCTCTGCTTCACCACACAATTGGCGTGGCGCACCAGGCCGATGAGGAACACCACATCAATCAGCGACGGGTGGTTGGCGATGATCATCTGACCCGGTCGGCCGAGGCGTTCGGCACCCTGAATGTCGTAGGTCAGCACGCCGCTGCGGGCCATGAAACGTACGAAAAACCAGAACAACCGACTGACGGTCAGGCGCGCACGCTGGCGATGTCTGAGTGCGTCACCGGGCAGGCAGCCGAGCAGTGGAAACACCAGCAGCCGCAGGCACAGGCCGCCGAGCCCGAACAACGCGAAGCTTGCGGCGGTGGCCAGCAGGCGCCAGTAATAGGCGTCGCGGTGTTTCCTGGTCACAGGCTGCGTTGCCAGGTCCATACGCGATTTTTCCAGGCATGTTGGCAAAGGGATTGCTGGCCAAGCAGGGTGCGCAACAGATTCAGCGCGTGTGGCCAGCGCGCGTTGGACAGTGCTTGCGACGTGCTGTTCAGGGTCAGCCGCCAGTCGGTACCGGAGGTGAGCAAAAGGCCCACGGCGTAGGGGAACGGCACGTCGTCGATCCACTTCGTATAGGCGGCGGGCGGCTGCTCTTCGGTGATGATCAGCAGCACCGCCGGCGCGCCTTCATGCAACAGCGCCGCGGCTTCGAGCATGCCGTGTTCAAGGCCGTCGCCGGCGGCGGCGAGGGCGGTCATTTCGCTGGTTTCACCGCGCATGATCGACCACAGGCCGATGATCGCGTTGTGCACGGAGAGGCTGAACTGGGTCGGCGAGAGCGGCTGCTCAGTCGCCAGATCGCTGAGGATTTCGTACGTGCGCGGCGTTTCGCCATGACGCGAGACAAACACCAGCGGCAGGTTTTCCCGTCCGTCGGCCAACGGCCAGCCGACGCTGAACGCCATCCGTGCCAGACGGCTGAGGCGGCGACGTTGCATGGCCGGTAAAAACGACACATCGGGCGCGGCATCACTGCTCTGGAGCACGACCGGTTGCCGGCTCCAGGCCTGCCAGGCGTCCGCGCTGTCGAGCCCCGGAGCCCACGCGCGCCATTGGGCGATGTTGAAGTTGATCACGAACATTCATCCCGCCCCTGCGGGCTTCCATTGACGCGTTGAATCACCAAAGCCGCGACTGCGTTGTTTATAGGCGTCGCATGGTGCCTGGCGCCGAGTGGCGCGCATTATCCCGGTGCGACGGGCGTGTAGCAAACGTTGGTTACATTTTGTGCAACGAAATGTACCGAGTGGTCCGCGCACTAACTGTCACTTGGCCATTATCCAGATTCTTCAGCGCTTGTCTGTCAGGCATCTCGGCGATCCTGGCTGGCTTTTGCCCTTGTTGTCTGTGGATTTTGCCGTCGAGCGCTGTAGTCCACGTCCGTTGAGGTAGCGAAGCGAGGCTGCACGCATCTACACTCGGTCATTCTTTGATACACGGAGGTTTGGTCATGCGGCGCGTGGTGTTCAATCAGAAAGGTGGCGTAGGTAAATCCAGCATTGCCTGCAATCTCGCGGCGGTCAGCGCCAGCGAGGGTTATCGCACGTTGTTGGTTGACCTCGATGCCCAGGCCAACTCCACTCAGTATCTGACGGGGCTCACCGGCGACGATATCCCGATGGGCATTGCGGATTTTTTCAAACAGACCCTGTCTTCCGGCCCGTTCTCGAAGAAGAATCAGGCGGATATCTACGAAACCCCGTTCGATAACCTGCACATTATTACTGCCACCGCCGAGTTGGCTGATCTACAGCCCAAGCTCGAGGCCAAGCACAAGATCAACAAGCTGCGTAAGTTGCTGGATGAATTGTCCGAAGATTACGACCGGATTTACCTGGATACTCCGCCGGCGCTTAATTTTTATGCGGTTTCGGCGTTGATTGCGGCGGATCGCGTGCTGATCCCCTTCGATTGCGACAGCTTTTCCCGTCAGGCCCTATACGGGCTGATCGCCGAGATCGAAGAACTTAAGGAAGACCACAATGAAGGCCTGGAAGTTGAGGGCATCGTGGTCAACCAGTTTCAGGCGCGGGCCAGTCTGCCGCAGCAGATCCTCGATGAGTTGATCGAGGAAGGCTTGCCGGTGTTGCCGGTGTATCTGAGCAGCTCCGTGCGCATGCGCGAATCGCACCAGGCCAGCATGCCGCTGATCCATCTCGATCCACGACACAAGCTCACCCAGCAGTTTGTCGAACTGCATAACTTGCTCGAAGGCCACTGATCCCTCGAAGAATTTACAATCCCTGTGGGAGCTGGCTAGCCAGCGATAAGGGCAGCAGACTCAGCATCTTTCGTGACTGATCGATCGCAATCGCTGGCAAGCCAGCTCCCACAGGTTTCTGTGCTGTTTCAGATCCCCTGGCTGCGCAGCCACGCCATCAATTGCGGCAACGGAAACGCGCCACTCTGCCGAGCCACTTCCTTGCCGTTCTTGAACAGAATCAGACTCGGAATCGAGCGAATCCCCAACTGCGCCGACAACTGCTGATTCGCCTCGCTGTCGAGCTTGGCCAACCGGCACTTGCCCGCCAACTGCGCCGCGGCCTGTTCGAACACCGGCGCAAACGACTTGCACGGCCCGCACCAGTCCGCCCACACATCCACTAACAGCGGCAGATCGCCTTTGATCTGACTGGCGTAATCGCCTTGCTTGAGCTCGAACGGTTTGCTCAACAACACCGCGGATTTGCAGCGCCCGCATTTGGGTTGGTCAGCCAAGCGCTCGGCTGGGATGCGGTTCAGGCCGTTGCAGGTGGGGCAGGGGATGAGCAGTGGAGTGGTCATGAGCGAAATCCGAAAGAGAGCTGTTAACACCTAGTTGGTGACGTTTGCTCATATTTTCAATCGTGCAGTCTTTTGCGCTGTGCCTAGGCTGAAAACGGCACAGGCGAAGCCGCTTGTCCGTCTACCAGTATCGCAACTTGCGATATCTTGGCGTTGTGATTAACTTCCCAATAGCAGAATGCGATAAGGATGTTGCATGCATGTGTTTAGTGAAAAGCCCATTCGTGAGGCCAAAGCGAATTGGCCTCACGCAGCGAACGCGCTAGCCCAGTGGTTTCGTCTGGCAAGCAGGAGTTATCCAAAGGATTTCGCGGCAATGAAATCGATATTTCCTGCAACCGATAAGGTGGGCGAATTCCACGTTTTCGATATCGGCGGCAATAAACTGAGGTTAATTGCTTTTGTCAGTTACCGGTCTCAGCGGCTCTACATAAAGCACGTAATGGAGCACCGCGAATATGATCGCGGCAAGTGGAAGGAGGGAGGGATATGAGTGTTTTGATCAAAACAGTCGCCGAGCATTGGGAGTTTGTTTCTCCCCTGGTTCGAAAACCCAAGAGCGAGGACGACTATGACTGCTTGGTACGGGCAGTTGATGAGCTACTTGAGATTACCGGTGATGATGAGTCCCATCCCTTGATGAGCCTTGTCGATATCATCGGTGACTGGATCGAAGAATGGGATCACACTCATCATCCCATGGCCCAAGCGAGTGGCGAGGAAGTTCTGGGGTACATGATGCGTGAGCACGGCCTGACCCAGAGCGATCTGCCAGGCGTGGGCACTCAATCCGTCGTTTCGGAAATTCTCAGTGGCAAGCGCAAGCTCAACTTACGCCAGATTCGTTGGTTAGCTGAGCGCTTCAATGTGCCCATCGACGTGTTTACCTGAATCCGCCTCAAGACGAACAACTGATCTCCAGATGCTTGCCCCACTCCGGAGGTCGTTCGGCATAACTTTCCATCCCCGGCTGTTCCTCGAAGGGTCTGCTCAGGACTTCCTGCAGCCGGCGCACTTCGGAATAGTCGCCTTGTTCAGCCGCATCAATAGCTTTTTGCGCGAGGTAATTGCGCAAAATGTACAGCGGATTGACCGCATGCATCCGCGTGCGACGCTGTTCCTGATCGGCATTGCCATCGCGCGCAACCCGCGCCACGTAGCGTTCTCCCCAGGCATCGAATCCCTTGATATCGACGAAGTCATCGCGCAGTCGGCCGATGGCCTGTTCGGCTGAAGCTTCGCCGAGGCGGCGGAAGAACAGCGTGTAATCGACGCCGCTGTTCTGCATCAGTTGCAGCAGGTTTTCCAGCAACTGCTGGTCATCCTCCTCGGCAGTGGTGAAGCCGAAGCGGCGGCGCATCAGGTCGAGGTAGTGCGCCTGAAACAGCGGCAGGTACAAACCCAGGGTTTCACGCAGCGCTTCGACGCTGATGAATGGCGTCAGTGCCTGCGCCAATGCGCTGAGGTTCCACTGGCCGACGGGTA
This window of the Pseudomonas fluorescens genome carries:
- a CDS encoding outer membrane lipoprotein carrier protein LolA translates to MNVFFKSLGALVLLAVSSWANAFDLQQLSEQLAKPEVIHGQFTQEKHLRALPQPLISKGRFVLAKNHGLLWMLKTPLQQDYRITAKGIARRDANGWQVLPNKSAGAEQNRLFLAVLQGDSSGLQRDFDLALSGDAQQWKLTLTPRSMLLKQVFNQINIDGGALVQTIELLETQGDSTVLRMQDRTAGQPLSDAEQHDFAE
- a CDS encoding acyl-CoA thioesterase, which produces MRSAGVLHADTEILVPFFDVDTMHVVWHGHYVKYLEVARCALLDKIGHNYTHMVESGYAWPIIDLQLRYVRGAVFGQRLNVRASLVEWENRLKINYLITDLQTDERLTRASSVQVAVEVSSREMQLASPKVFTDAVERMLR
- a CDS encoding HAL/PAL/TAL family ammonia-lyase, whose translation is MTTPTHEPVTFGERPLRIEDVLALANRQALVRLQDDADYRERIAKGARFLDSLLDKEGVIYGVTTGYGDSCVVAVPLHHVEALPRHLYTFHGCGLGKLLDAQATRAVLAARLQSLCHGVSGVRVELLERLHAFLEYDILPLIPEEGSVGASGDLTPLSYVAATLSGEREVMFRGERRQAADVHRELGWTPLVLRPKEALALMNGTAVMTGLACLAFARADYLLHLATRITALNVVALQGNPEHFDERLFAAKPHPGQMQVAAWLREDLAIDAPTAPLHRLQDRYSLRCAPHVLGVLADSLNWLRGFIETELNSANDNPIIDAEAERVLHGGHFYGGHIAFAMDSLKNLVANIADLLDRQLALLVDERYNHGLPSNLSGAPADRAMINHGFKAVQIGTSAWTAEALKNTMPASVFSRSTECHNQDKVSMGTIAARDAIRVLELTEQVAAATLLAANQGVWLRAQAEDARPLPPALAAMHEELGKDFPPVIEDRALEGELRLCLQRIAAQHWRLHA
- a CDS encoding glycosyl transferase translates to MSSEIDKKHWADREERGSFMLMKFTALAAKVLGRRLLSPLLYGIVLYFFLFGRTARRSAWQFQQRLAEWSQRDDLRPSHWRVFSQFMTFADSLLDKLDVWNGKLSIEQIEIIDPALLRQQLRGSRGQLLVGAHLGNLEVCRALAEIGEKVTMNVLVHTKHAEQFNRLLGEAGATNLRLIQVSELDPVIMLQLHERLERGEWLAIAGDRVPLHGGRSVTVDFLGHPAAFPQGPWLLAGLLKCPVNLLMCLKQPDGHYRLNLEPFADAVTWTRREREQVIHQWATRYAQRLSHYCLEAPQQWFNFYPFWKTDDDANS
- a CDS encoding glycosyltransferase family 2 protein; translated protein: MHNPCAVIPVYNHETAIGTVVDALLAQNLPCILVDDASAPSCARVLDSLAGRDNVFLVRLAVNQGKGGAVMTGLREAARLGFTHALQVDADGQHDLHDVARFVEQSRAHPQAMICGYPLFDDSVPKGRLYARYLTHVMVWINTLSLQIRDSMCGFRVYPLAPTLAVIDSAKIGKRMDFDSDILVRLAWRNQPMRWLQTSVHYPLDGVSHFRLFHDNALISSMHTRLFFGMLLRLPVILWRRWRT
- a CDS encoding acyl-CoA synthetase family protein, producing MNWIKLEQLLLKALPARAISHAPALDHAQLREQALSVAAGLQNQGVKRLAVHLEDAADLAIALLGAWRAGVSVLLPSDLQAQTRQRWSSEVDRWLTDQRDDAHLDDFMQAPLSGAELDLDQCQLSLCTSGSSGEPKRIDKTLRQLANEVEALEQLWGADLAQACIIGSVATQHIYGLLFRVLWPLCAGRTFVRKQLAFSEDMQRASREHPAFAWVASPALLKRMGDNLDWPALSAVRRVFSSGGALPTEAAQALQQRLQQWPTEILGSSETGGIAWRQGELLWQPFAGVELSQDNDDALLIASPYLPAGHIEHTADAARIAADGRFELLGRLDRIVKLEEKRISLPMLEQALMAHDWVAEARLGVVQENRASLGVLLVLSEAGLFALREHGRRSLTATLRQHLAQHCEALALPRRWRLLRQLPLNSQGKLPQADVEALLTAARPKAPEVLEQTESGGEWSLQLSVPPDLAYFSGHFPKAPVLPGVVQVEWALNLGRQLLNLTGAFAGMEVLKFQQLVRPGDQIQLHLRFDPERGKLYFAYRNDTATCSSGRILLGTAHA
- a CDS encoding acyl carrier protein encodes the protein MQTRDDIFNTLRDALVELFELDPARVSMDANLYQDLEIDSIDAVDLIDHIKRQTGKKIAAEEFKSVRTVGDVVDAVFRLVQPAA
- a CDS encoding phosphopantetheine-binding protein, with the protein product MSELNTASLMRDIKLLIIDALGLEDISPDDIGDEQTLFGEGLGLDSVDALELGLAIQKKYGIKIDADAKDTRNHFTNVASLAAFVTAKQAA
- a CDS encoding lysophospholipid acyltransferase family protein — its product is MDLATQPVTRKHRDAYYWRLLATAASFALFGLGGLCLRLLVFPLLGCLPGDALRHRQRARLTVSRLFWFFVRFMARSGVLTYDIQGAERLGRPGQMIIANHPSLIDVVFLIGLVRHANCVVKQSLWENPFTRGPLRRTEYISNDGSMDMLDAAAQSLQDGQTLIIFPEGTRTQPGQAPAFHRGAAAIALRGAKIVTPVIIKVSPTTLTKAEPWYRIPNRRVHFSFRVGADIDPQTFAAQGPAPQASRKLNDYLHDYFNKELAADERTEHR
- a CDS encoding beta-ketoacyl synthase chain length factor, whose protein sequence is MFVINFNIAQWRAWAPGLDSADAWQAWSRQPVVLQSSDAAPDVSFLPAMQRRRLSRLARMAFSVGWPLADGRENLPLVFVSRHGETPRTYEILSDLATEQPLSPTQFSLSVHNAIIGLWSIMRGETSEMTALAAAGDGLEHGMLEAAALLHEGAPAVLLIITEEQPPAAYTKWIDDVPFPYAVGLLLTSGTDWRLTLNSTSQALSNARWPHALNLLRTLLGQQSLCQHAWKNRVWTWQRSL